In one window of Nerophis ophidion isolate RoL-2023_Sa linkage group LG05, RoL_Noph_v1.0, whole genome shotgun sequence DNA:
- the LOC133553190 gene encoding small ribosomal subunit protein uS14, translating into MCACAFGSLPFRRSSERDKMGHQQLYWSHPRKFGQGSRSCRVCSNRHGLIRKYGLNMCRQCFRQYAKDIGFIKLD; encoded by the exons ATGTGCGCATGCGCATTTGGCAGTCTTCCTTTTCGACGCTCGAGCGAAAGAGACAAGATGGGCCATCAGCAGCTCTACTGGAGTCACCCCAGAAAGTTCGGTCAGGGATCTCGATCCTG CCGAGTTTGCTCCAACAGACATGGTCTGATCCGCAAATACGGACTGAACATGTGCCGCCAGTGCTTCAGACAGTACGCCAAGGACATTGGCTTCATCAAG